The following DNA comes from Lates calcarifer isolate ASB-BC8 unplaced genomic scaffold, TLL_Latcal_v3 _unitig_959_quiver_953, whole genome shotgun sequence.
TGTACGTTAATAAGCCCAAAACTCTGCTTTTGCAAATAAAAAGAGCTACAAGCAAAAACCGGATTTAAATGagatgaaattattggtttacGTTTGTTGTTCTTGGTCGGGGAGAATAAGGGTTTAACAGGACAATCTTAAGATTTATAGAtctgggaggggggggggggttacatattttgtaaaataacaTATATGTTGGGGGGTGGAGGGAATATGAGGGGGGGGTCCCGGTTAAGCAGATTCGTCTTTGCTCTGCCGGATGTCGGCTAAACTCTCTGGAACCCTGGCCACCATGCCCTCCAGGCTCTTTGTCAGACAGATCTGGCAGCCAAGACGAGATCTGAGGGGGAGAAAATGAGGAGCACGTGTTACACAAGTGCCTACATTGCCTGTCTGTCAGTTCTCCTATTAATGCTAAAACTCCTACGCTAGTTTATAAAGAACTACTTGCTCTTGTATCAGTCTACTCATCTAAGTCACTTTTAATATATGAGCCAGAAAGGCTCCTATTATTTCAATTTACAATCAAGTGATTGCATCAATCCAAGTATAAACAgcctgtttttgtatttttaaagtataattatttcattttattgtgtatttaaacACAGGTATATAACTATTTACAGGTATATAACTATTTACGTGTCAGTCAGGCCGTAGGCTAAGTCTAGCATGTCCATCTCCTCGTCTGTGACCGGCCCCAGCTTCTTGTAGACGTCCTCATCAAAGATCAGATGGCATGTGGAGCACGCCAGTGTTCCCTCACACGctcctgtaacacacacactttcataaCTTTATCTGATGGATGACATCCGGCTCAGTTACACACAGACAGGGTAAGACATGTTTTATCACACCAGGGAAAGGCTCTGACGTCaagaagcaggaaaagaaaaaggtgatgAAAGAAGAGAATGAGCACGCTTACGTACCAAAGCCGTCAAAGTCGAGGTCTTCGTTAATGACAATATCTAGCAGCGAGTCTCCAGGTGATCCCTTCACTGTGATCTTCTCCCCGTCTCTGTTGATGAAGTGGACTGTCACCTTATTGTCTGacctgagacacacaaacaagaagacAGACTTTTTACCACATATTTATTAAACTGAGATATGTGCAGTTATACATACTCAATGGGTCTTGgtcatttcacatcattttctgcACAGGAACTGGTCCTTTAGAACCTTACAGCCCTGACTGTTTCCATGATGTTTcactgccctctagtggtcagAGCTGATCActacactgtatattttttctacattaaaaatacagaacTGCAACAACTTGTTGATAAATATTCTATTCTCATTATATATAAATCACTTTCAAATATTTGGTGGCTTGGTCTGTTTCTccaacaaaacaggaaatgtgaaaatatcCATCAACTTTGGCTCAAGGCAACTGTGATGATAATTAAATGGTACTGAACTAAAACGGTGACAAAAAGGTCGAGGAGGTGACTCTAGCAGAGCTTAAGGAGCAGGGACAGGAACAGGGTCTGAAATgagggaaggatgaatgcaACCAAATACGGACTAGTCCTTTAAGAAAACCTGCTCTAAAGAGCACAAGCTCTGACACTGAGGCGACAGTTCGCCttccaacaggacaatgacctGAAACATACAGCCAAGAAAATGCTGAAGTGCCTACAGGATGCTGACTGCCCTTGAGTGACCCAGACAAAGCAcactgactgtctgcagagcagtaagaggattctctaaagatttaacatgatggaTAAATGGGACATTTACTAATGTCTCAAGACATGGGGGAAACATGTTTAAATATGCATTCTTTAGAGAAATTAAAATGTAGTATGTTTTTGTTAAGTGAGAGAGTCAAGTCAGtttgtatttatatagtgccaattcacaacaaaagttatctcaaggcactgcTGCTCTGCAGTCATTTTTGCATCGATAAAATGCAATAATTCACACTGTGGGATTGTTTGTACACTTATCTTTTGTTGTATTACTGTTTTATACTAAAAGATGTATCAATTGATGTTCCATGTAGTATAAAGTGTACACTGTATATTAATAACTTAAATGTTAGCCTCCTAAACTCAATTAATCTCCACAGtaaaaattcttttttaaacactgttctgtttcatttgcttttttttctcctttggtTTCTTCACTGGTTTTTAAAGTTCAAGTTCATCCAAACAAGGATATGagtgttttgatgctgaactaTAATTGGACAAATCATTTCaactctgctctgtgtcctcTACAGATAAAGGTAGAAGGTTGATGGGAGCAGCATCTGCCAAGGTAACATGATacattttggactgttggatgAGCTGCCACTGCATGTTCTGACTGGATACAGTAAACTGTGAATAGAAAGTGATGACCCTCAAAATAAAAGAGGTTTATTAGTTTCAGGTTTTTGATTGTGCCAGAGTCAGAGCAGGAAACTGCTGCAAGTTAAATATTAATCATATTAAAGTCATTTAAAGGTGCAGCAACTGATCTTTGAACTGTGTGCTGTAGGTCTATGGTTTTCGATGTTTCAGTGTGACGGcagcctgcagacacagaggacTGACGGAGGACAAGAAGCAGAGGATTTCAGCTGATGATTCTCTACAAAAACCTGGTCCAGACAGCAGGGAGCtgcaaagtgaagaaattcatAGGAAGCAGCTGAGTAAATGGAACTTTGATTCATTACAGTCCCTGATGACAACGAATACTTCAGAATACAGCGCAGAGCCTTTAAAACCAAGTCAAACAAAGTAGAAGCAGAGATTTTATTTCCTGATGATACAAAAGTCAAATCAGACTGAAGACTaaccatctgtgtgtctgtcttcatcaggtgCTGCAGGTTGTTACCAACATGGAAAGGTATCACACTCTACACTTCACATTACACCTGATACTGTTTTATCCTTTAACCTGCAATTTGCTGTTtggtgtgattttgttttttatttgaacattGAATAGACTCATAATAAAACTATAAACCAGAGTCCTGATATCAGATCCTGATATCAGATCCTGGACTGGACTTTGAGACTCAAGATGATTTATGAAGGATCATGTTCATCATCATGTTTATTTGAAGTGTCTGTACAATCATTTTTAATCTGTCATTTATTATCTTATGCTAGAGTTAAAGTCCCTCACAGTTAATGGAGATATTAGTTCCCTTTATAACTCAATTGATCAATAATTGCATATAATAACACTTAACTCTGGAAGTCACCATGAGATTTTATGTCGTTAACCAAAATATTGTAATACAAAGGCTTGTAACGATAATTATAGTGTAGTAATGACAGCGTTATCTGAACTGATTCGGAGCTGTGATTGTAGAGTCGTGACGAGGACATGAAATCATCCGCCATATTGAGTTAATATTTGGAGTTGAAGCAGTGGAGTAAGAGTAGAAGCAGTTAGTTGGTGGTGAGTAGTTGCAGACACCATCGTTATTACTGTATAACTCCTCTTACTGATGACTGAGTGCAGCTTTCCTCGCTGAGATTTCACTTCTCTCCATTGTCTGTCTATTGTTTTACTGCGctacatttatttcacagacagactgagattttaaaactttttttgaaACTGAGAACAGTGACGTACCACGTATGGGTCTAGTAAGTCATTCTGTATGATGAATGTTTTTACTTGTGTACTTTTATTCAGGTAAAATTAGAAAGCAAGATTATTACttgtaattgagtatttttaccTTTCATGTTTTTCCACTTCAGTGTATTTATTGTGTTACCTTTGTACAACAGCTAAACTGATATTTAGAAGTTCACTTATAAAATGATGTTGCTGTTCTAATTTTTAGATACCCTTCAATAACTTAACAAAGCCCTTTAAGGGGTGGGATGGGTGGAAAGATATTGAGATTCTTAGCAAAAGAATgctatattttttatttttcagtgccaGCGAAATGCTTGAATGTCATAATATTTGTAGTGTAAAATAAACAGCTATAGCTTGTTTCATCCAGTgaggaacaggaaaaaaaagatgtaacaACATTGTCAGACCTTATGTAGCAGGACTGTTGGAGAACATAACATCCCAGAGCATTTCAGACCCAGCAACACCCTTAGACAGAGACCGGTTCAGGCTAAGAACAAACTGAGTAACCTTGTGCATGCTGTACAATGCAGGGAGAAATGTTCAGACCTGTACATAggtgaaaccaaacaaccactcCATAAGTGCATggcacaacacaggagagccAGCTCATCAGAGCAGGACTCAGTGGTTCATCTACACCTGAAGGAGAAGGGACACTCATTCGATGACGACAAGGTCCACATCTTGGACAGAaaggacagatggtttgagagaggagtaaaagaggccatctatgtccatctggaacgtCCATTtctaaacagaggtggtggcttaTGACACCAACTATCAGCCACTTACAgtgcagtcctgagatccttacTCAGGAAActtaacccccattcacaccttgagacatgtgaccctaacgactcacatgatgtcaAGGTGGAGCAACGACCCACTAatgagtcacacctgggctcatgtgaccctaacgactcgCATAACGACTGGGTGGGTCAGTGACTCCTATAACCACCcccagaggttaaatacctgggactccccaaccagttttcagaactgaagaagcctttctAATGAGAGGTTAAACGTCTTCAAGAACCTAAAAGAAGaccagttgccttcaacttcaacacttaagactaccatgacctggatgactcaCAGACAATGATCATCCatgtattctgtgtgtgttgggttgCTCTTCACTGCAGTTTCATGACACCATCTAGTGGACTGATAGAAGCACAGCAGCTGATGGCAGCTCCCTCTGCCTCACAGCTGTCTGACTGCATTCAGTTAAGACtgatatgaaacagaaaagcagcagctgatattTTTACAGGAGAAATCATGTAAGGATGATTTCAGTTGATGTGCAGGTGAAtgatttgtgtttcctctccagatGAAggtagaaagtgtgtgtgagctgatgtGGATGTGAATTGAGCAGCATGAATCagtgtgaggacagagaggagggagtccctccctctaaaaccactctgtgtggggaacatgagagccagaccaaggctcagaggtgagatgaacatctctaactgtccatgactcttctccatgtcagagctcagcactcaAATCACTCCACCATCATTATTCACATTTAAAgatttgtgtatgttttgttgATGAAGATTTCATTTCGTCTTGCAAACATGGGTTGTAGATAGAGCAAGTGTATTTTCAGACAGTAAGTTGATGTTTGACAAAGTTTTAGTTAGACAAATAGAAAGTGAATTTCCATCCCTGATGATCTTCCTCTGTCTACCAGAATGCATCAGACTCCAGACTTCTCTGAACCTGAGCCCAGCTGTGTGTCTCTCAGGAGTGACCAGTCCATGGATATACCAATAGTTTTTAAAGGACATTTACCAATGGCAGAGTAAGTCAATGtaaaatttatttataatttcagcaacattacattaaaacatttaaatcacaaatttcCCCTGAACAACAGTAACATCACATTATAATAGAAACTCAGAACTCCATAAATTTAAGAAGAAAAGTGTCGTCCAACATGTCATAGTACAGATAATGAATTTCCATTTTCACAAAAGTAGTTTGTTAACTGTATTTTACAAAAGTACAATTCATgagtttgttttacagtttggttGTTATGTTTAATGTACTTAATACAGCTGAATATAGCAGACATGAAATTACTTGATGATAGCTGCTAGTTTCTCCAGCAGCTTTTTTAGCTGATGAATAAAAAGTGAATTTCCATCCCTAATGGTCTTCCTCTATGTCTACCAGGATTCATCAGACCCCAGACTTCTCTGAACCTGAGCCCAGCTGTGTGTCCCTCAGGAGTGACCAATCCATGGATATACCAGTAGTTTTTAAAGGACCAATGGCAGAGTAAGTCAGAGTCAAATTTATCTATAATTTCAGCaacattacaaaacatttaaatcacaaatttgtCCTGAAAAGCTGCAGCATCACATTACAATAGAAATCCAATACTAAAAATGA
Coding sequences within:
- the LOC108880546 gene encoding adrenodoxin, mitochondrial, whose translation is CGKKSVFLFVCLRSDNKVTVHFINRDGEKITVKGSPGDSLLDIVINEDLDFDGFGACEGTLACSTCHLIFDEDVYKKLGPVTDEEMDMLDLAYGLTDTSRLGCQICLTKSLEGMVARVPESLADIRQSKDESA